Genomic DNA from Carnobacterium divergens DSM 20623:
TGTTTGCTAAGGGATACAATCCCTATTCGCTTTTCTTAGTGATTGCAACAGCAGGTGTACCCTCGGCAATTGCTAAACAAATTTCCTATTATAATGCTCTTGATGAGTATCAAACGGGACGGAAATTGTTTAAAAAAGGCATGATTCTAATGGTAATTACTGGGATTATTTGTTTTTTAGCGATGTATTTACTCGCTCCTATTATGGGGGTTGGAAATCCCGATGAAATTAAGGTGATTCGTTCGCTTAGTTGGGCGTTGTTGATTATTCCAGGGATGAGTTTGATTCGTGGCTATTTTCAAGGGTATCAAGAGATGGCACCCTCAGCGATTTCGCAGCTGATTGAACAGTTTGCTCGTATTATCTTTATGTTGGCTGCAACTTTTTTAATTATGAAAGTTTGGCATGGCGAAATGGTAGATGCGGTTACGGCTTCAACTTTTGCTGCTTTTATCGGAGCCATTTTTAGTTTAGCAGCGTTAGGGTATTATTGGTTGCGTCAAAAGGATCGAATGGATGTCCTTGCAGCAGGAAGCTTAAATCAAATTGAAATTTCAACGAACCAGATTTTAGTGGAGATGGTCAAAGAATCCATCCCATTTGTGGTTATTGGTTCAGGAATCACCTTCTTCCAGTTAATCGACCAATACACCTTTGAAAAAATTGTGCTAGCTACGTCAAAAATTACGTCAGATGAAGCAAAAACGTTGTTTGCGTTGTTTGCATTTAATGCTAATAAATTGATTATGATTACCATTTCTATTGCAGTAGCAATGGCGGTTACCTCAATTCCGTTGATTACGGAGGCCTTTACTAAAAATTTAGGCAAAGAAGTGCGTAAGCAAATTTCAACGAATATTCAGTTATTTTCATTTATCATGTTCCCAGCTGCAATTGGCATGGCGATTGTTGCAGAACCATTGTACACGTTGTTTTATAAGCACAGTGATTTAGGAACAACGATTTTACAGCTTTCATCGTGTATGAGTATTATTTTAGGACTATTTACAGTTTTATCTGCGCTTCTTCAATCCTTGAATCAAAATCGTTATGCGATTTTCTGTTTAATTGTAGGGATTGGTGTTAAAGGTGCAGTTCAGTATCCGTTAGTATCGATGTTCCAAGCTCAAGGAGCACTTTATGCAACGATTTTTGGTTTTACGGTGTCTTGCGCGATGATGTTGGTATCATTACAAAAGTTAACCCATTTTCATGTGAAATTTGTGCTAAAACGATTGTTGCTGATTGTGATCATGACCGTGATTATGGCACTTGTAACGATTGTGGTTCGGGAAGCTTGTTACTTGTTTATTAGCCCGATGGATCGTGGTTTGGCATTAGTCGTGATGCTCTTATCAGCAGGCGTTGGTGGTTTTGCTTATATGTATTTGACGTTAAAAACAAGACTGGCTGATCGTTTACTCGGTGATAAGGTTGCAGGCTTAAGAAGAAGATTGAAAATCAAATAACCAAAAAGGTATCTGGAATTGATGGAAATACTCCATGTTGCAGGTATCTTTTTTAGAAGGGAAGTCTGACATGCGTTTAGATAAATTTTTAGCCCATACAGGCTTTGGTACAAGAAAAGAAACAAAGGATTTATTGAAAAAAAAAGCAGTTGAAGTGAATGGTGTATGCGTAAAGGATGGCAAATTTCAAGTTAAACCGTTTGTCGATCAAGTGGCTGTTTATGGTGAAGTAGTAGCGTATCAAGAATTTATTTATTTAATGCTGCATAAGCCACAAGGGGTTGTAAGTGCGACGATTGATAATGTGAATCCAACAGTAATTGATTTGTTGACGCCGGCTGAGCAAAATTTTGAGCCTTTTCCTGTTGGACGTTTGGATAAAGACACAGAAGGTCTGTTAATTTTAACTAATGATGGTGTGTTAGCTCACGAGCTGCTTTCTCCTAAGAAGCATGTTGCAAAGCGCTATGAAGCTACTATAGAAGGAATTGTTACGCAAGAGGATAGTGATGCTTTTAAAAAAGGGGTTGTCTTGTCTGACGGCTACCAATGCCAAGCAGCAGAGCTAGAAATTGTCAGTGTGATGCCTGACGAAGGGACTTCCTCGATTTTTGTGACAATTCATGAAGGGAAATTTCATCAAGTGAAACGAATGTTTGAAGCTTGTGGAAAAAAGGTTGTCTATTTAAAACGAGTCGCCATGGGATTGTTGGAACTAGATCCTACCTTACCACTTGGCAACTATCGACCGCTCACACAAGAAGAGCTGAATTTATTAAAAGGAATAGACTAAAAAAGAGAGACACTTCATTTTATAGAAGTGTCTCTCTATTACTTTAAAAATCAAATTTTGTAGCATAATCTTTCATGACGCAAGGAATCCGCTGGATAATTTGAGAAGGAAGTGTCACATAATGCGTTTTTGCTAAATCATCACTGATTCGACTATGAAGGTAAACAGCTGCCAAAATGGCTGTTTTACGGTTTGGAAATTGCGCTAAAAAGCCAGCTAACATGCCGGTTAATGTGTCCCCCATACCACCAGTTGCCATGGCAGGTGTTCCTGCTTCGTTTTTCCAGACTTCCTCTTCAAAATAAATTTCTGAATGGTGTTTTTTTAAGACTACTTCTGCCCCTAATTGTTTTCTGAAATGCGCATTTAAATCTTTCGTTTGTTCTTCAATCGTTAAATGGCTCAATCGTTGCCATTCTCCTAAGTGAGGAGTATAAACGGTTTGTGCTACAGGTGTTTTAAGATTTTCAGAAGCCATTAAGGTAATCGCATCTCCATCAATGACAAGTCTTTGTTGAGGCGTACATGCAGCTAAAACAGCCTTTAAAATTAGTTGCGACTGGTCATCTAGCCCTAAGCCAGGACCAATAACGACGGTTGTCGCTTTTTTCATATGATGAATGACTTTTGCTGTATCATAACCATCAATCACCATTGCTTCAGGTAATCTAGCGTGAAGTGCTGTATGGTTGCTTGGATGAGTTGCGACTGTAACAAGACCAGCTCCACTATAAACAGCAGCACTTGCGGCTAAAATAATCGCTCCTCCTAACTCTTGATTGCCACCAATCAAGAGAACATGACCGTAATTCCCTTTGTAGCTTTCATTTTTTCGTTTTGGTAAAATTCCTTGTACAATATTTTGATTTAATTCTTTCATTATTTATTCCTCCTTGATTCCCGATGTTCTCTTCTATTATAATAGGAATCTCATAGATTTGCACGAAATGTATTTTTTTAGAAAATTGCTATCCTTGGATTGGTAAATATCGTAAAAAGTGATATGATTAAGATGTTGAAAATCAAGAAAAGGAGTGTTGATAAATGTCAATTGATTGGAAAAAAGAAGTAGAAAGTAGAAAAGACGATTTATTTGCAGATTTATTTACTTTATTAAAAATTGATAGTGTAAGAGACGATAGCAAAGCTTCAGAGGATGCACCAGTAGGTCCAGGACCAAAAGAAGCACTGTTAAAATTTTTAGAAATTGGCGCTCGTGATGGCTTTGTGACTAAAAATGTTGGCAATTTAGCTGGGCATATTGAATATGGTGCAGGGGATGAAACTTTAGGCGTTTTTGCTCACGTAGATGTCGTTCCTGTTGGAAGTGGTTGGACAAATCCTCCATTTGAGCCAGTAATCAAAGATGGGCGTTTATATGCACGTGGTTCAAGTGATGATAAAGGACCTGGAATGGCTGGTTACTACGCTTTGAAAATCATTAAAGAATTAGGCTTACCAGTTTCTAAACGTGTTCGTTTTATTATTGGAACAGATGAAGAAAGTGGTTGGAAATGTATGGATCACTATCTAGCAGTTGAAGAAACACCTGATTTTGGTTTTTCTCCAGATGCAGAGTTCCCAATTATCAATGGAGAAAAAGGGATTTTAACGGTTCAATTAAGCTTTGGTGGAAATACTGAAGGTGGAGCAAATGAATTAATCAGCTTTAACTCAGGCTTACGTGAAAACATGGTCCCACAAGATGCTAAAGCCATTTTTATTTCAGAAGATGCAACTAAAATTGAAAAAGACTTCTTTGATTTTGTGGAACAAAATCCAATTACTGGAACTTGCCATATCGAAGGCAACCAAGTAACCATTGAAGTAGTTGGGAAAGGCGCTCATGGAATGGAACCAAAAGCTGGAATCAATGCGGCTACTTATTTGGCAACATTCTTAACAAACTATTCATTTGGTAGCGATGCTAAGCATTACTTGGCTTTAACGACTGAATATCTACACGACGATTCAAGAGCAGCTAAACTTGGGTTGAATTATGTAGACGCTGTGATGGGAGACCTAACAGTTAATCCTGGTGTTTTTAATTTTACAGCAAAAGAAGGCGGTTCAATCGCTTTGAATTTCCGTTTCCCACAAGGAATTACCATTGAAGAAATTGAAGCTGGCCTTGCAAGTAAATTAGCTGATTTTGGTGTGACGTTGTCTCGTGGCAAAGCACAAACGCCTCACTATGTACCAGCGGATGACCCATTGGTTCAAACCTTACTTGATGTGTATGAAAAACATACGGGTGAAAAAGGAGTTGAAAAAACCATTGGTGGCGGAACTTATGGTCGCTTATTAAAACGCGGAGTAGCCTACGGCGCGATGTTCCCAAATAGCATCGATACAATGCACCAAACCGATGAATTTATGGCGATTGATGATATTATCAATGCAACGGTTATTTACGCAGATGCGATTTATCAATTGATTAAAAGTGAAGATTAACATTTAAGGGAAATAAAAAAGCGATGAAGAAGTGTGGTAAAAACCACATTTTTTCATCGCTTTTTTTAAGCAGATTTTTTAATAAATAAACTATTTATTTAGATGTTGAATAGCGTAGTCTGCTTCTTCTTGAGTGAATTGTTCGCCATGTTCAGAAGTTAATTGATCTCGGATCGCTTCAGGGGACATAGACATCGTTTTTTGATAACTTTCAGCTTTTTTAAGAGCATTCTCATTCCAGTCAGCTTTAATATTATCAATCGCATATTGAGCAGCCTCAGGAGAGAATTTATCACCATATTCTGAAGTTAATTGATTTTGTATGCCAATTTTAGACATAAACATCAATTTAGCGTAAGAGTTCGCTTTTTTTAAGGGCAGATGTATACTCAACAGGCACCTCTTTTTCAGGTGCGGGTTCGTTACTTTCTGTCGAATCAGTAGTGCTCTTATTTTCTGATTTAGCTTCTGTTTTTCCAGTTTTAGTTGAAGTATCCTTGTCACTTCCTCCAAGTGAATCAACGATAAAAAATAATACTAATACAGCAATAACCCAAACCCACCATTTTTTGTAAAAAGGCTTTTTCTTTACATAAACATTTCCATTCTCATCTTTAATCTTCTTAGCCATAATAAGCTCCTTTTTTTTGAGTAAAATAACTTTGAATACCAACGGGTAAAGTTATTTTATTCTGTATATAATTGATCAAACTGTGTGATTATACCATAATCTTTATCTGGTAACCATAAAAAAAATGGTATTTATATAACTAAAATCAAGAGTTTTTTTGAAGAATCTTCATGAAAAGAATCTAAACATAATAGAATGATTATTTCCTGAATAGTATATAGATTACTATTATTTTTTTAAATTTTTAGTTTTAAAGGTAAAATTAAAAAAATTCCTATAGATCCAATGAAAAACCAAATAAGTTAATTATGAGTAAATCGCATTAATCGATTTTAGTTTTATGGACAGGCTAAGTTATAAAGGGCCTAAATAAAAAAATGAACATAGAAAATGCTGCTACAAAAGAAAAGTAGCAGCAGTTATCTTGTTTTTAGCCGAATGGCGTATCGCCATATGTTGAAGAATTTCCAACAGTTAAAATTAAATCCAATAAATTATTGATATTCATTTTGTTATCCTCCTATTATATGATATTATAATAATGTTGAACTTGTTATCATCATATAACAGTTGTTTGTTAAAAGCAACAAAAATTTGAAAGGGGAAGTTAAAGTGATCATTTTAGGGGAGAAAGTAAAAGAGTTAAGAAAGAATAAACGATTTAGTCAAAAGCAATTAGCAGAAGGTATCTGTACCCAAGTAACAATTAGTAAAATTGAAAATCACAATAGTATCCCAACGATGAACATTTTAAGTAAATTATGTGAAAGACTAGATGTTGACATCCACGATATATGTATTAATGAAGGTGATTCTAATGAAAATTATGCAATTTTTCAACAAGTGGATCAACTTTGTGACCTTTTTCAATACAAAGAAGCTTATGAAATTTTAAAGATAAAACTCAATGAAGAGCGTCTTTCAACGTTACATGAAAAAAAGATGTATTTTTATTTGATGGGGAAAATTTTGTTAATGGGCTTTAATGATATTGAAGAAGCGTTACATTATTTAAACTTAGAGTTAATTGTAGATCGTAGTGAACGAGTTGATTTTACAGATGTCTTGGTTTCTAATACGATTGGGGTAGCCTATCATTTAAAAGAGGAAACGAACAAAGCAAAAATCTATTTTGAACAATCGATTCGTGAGTTAGAAAAAATAGCTAATATTGATTTAAAGAATTTAGACAAAATTTTATTGATTTACTTTAATACAGCTAAGTTTTATTCAGATATTGGTGATTATCAAGAAGCAGTCACTCTTTGCGAAACGGGTATTCAAATGGCAGAATCTGAAAAAACAACTTCGCAACTAGATAAACTCTATTATGAAAAAGCTTTTAATGAGGCAATGAATGGACAATTAGCAGAAGCAAAGAAAGGTTATTTTATCGCGATGGCCTTTGCGATTATGAATCAAAATGATGTGATTATTGAGATAATCAAGAAAAATATGCATAAATTTAAACTGACATTTGATGAGTTGTTTATTTGATTGAAGAAAAAGGGTAATTACTAGCTAAAAACAAAAGGTTTGTTATGATAAAGGTAATAAGAAAGTAGGTGCTGAAAATGAGTTATAAAATTACATTTCATACAGTTGATGGAAAAGCAATTATTGTCGATGATGTTGTTGCAGAAAATCAAGTAGATGCATGGAAAGAAGTATGTGAACTAAACAGTGAAGGTTATTTGATTACTGTAAATAGTCGCCAAACTCTTCATCAAGTAATGAAACATCAGTTGGTAAGCATTGAAACCAAGGACAAGTCTGCTTCTTCTTTTAAAAATACGGAGACGGCAATGACGGCAATCGATGCATTGTCAAATATGGGCATTTAAACAAAGAAGCACTTTAGTTCATTTTAACTAAAGTGTTTTTTTGCTGTCATTTCAAAGATTTGGAGTAAGGATGAATGAATTTGATAGGTAACACCTGCGTAAAAAATTGTTACGGAAGGGTTATCATATAAATGGTTGTCTTTATCAATTAACCAGATATCTAAGGGAACCCCGTCAATGGTTGATTCAGGATCGAGTGTTACACACGTCCATTCGCCAACTAAATTTGCATAAAGATAGCGCAAAATAGGACACCTCACTTTCAATTTTAGTATAGCGAATTTTTTCTAAAAATAAAAGGTGTTTTTTAAATTTGTATAAAAATAGTCAAAAGCAAGTGTATGCTTTTGACTATTTTTAGATGCCTACAAAGCATTTAAATAAATACGGCGACTAATTTCTAACGTTTGATCACGGCGTTCTGAAATAGCTGTTAACTGATGTTTTTCAAGTTGAGCAACAAGTGGTTCCACCACTTCTTCACCTAAATCGTACTCTTTAAAGTGAGTAGGTGCCCCAAGTTGTTCAAAAAAGGCGCGGGTTTTTGAAATCGCTAATTGAATTTTTTCATCCTCTGTTGCATCTGTAATGTGCCAGACACGTTCCGCATATTGAATTAATTTTTCACGTTTTTCATGTTGACGGATTTCCATTAAAGAAGGCAATACAATAGCTAATGTTCGTGCATGGTCAATATGATACAAGGCAGTAATCTCATGGCCTAAACTATGACTTGCCCAGTCTTGAGGAACTCCAGGAGCTAAAATACGATTTAGCGCATTTGTAGCAGTCCACATAAAGTTAGCTCGTAAATTATAATCATGATTCTTTTCATCAATAACCTTTGGTCCAATTTCAATCAGTGTTTGTAATAACCCTTCTGAAAAACGGTCTTGCACCATGCCGCCAACTGGATAAGTTAAATATTGCTCCATAATATGAACAAAGGAGTCAATTACGCCATTTGCTAATTGTCTAGTTGGTAGTGTGTACGTTAATTCAGGCTCTAAAATTGAAAATTTAGGGAAGGAAAAGGGGCTGCCAAAAGATAGCTTGGCCTTCTTTTCAACAAAAGTAACCACTGCGCCATTATTCATTTCTGAACCCGTTGCTGGTAAGGTTAACACAGTACCAAATGGTAGGGATTTAGTAACAGGCAAACCTTTGCCAATACCAGCGCCGAATATATCAATCGGATCTCCATCAAAAATAGCACCTGCTGCGATAAATTTCGTTCCATCAATAACTGATCCTCCGCCGACAGCTAATAGGAATTCATAGTTTTCTGCTTTTACTAATTCTACAGCCTTCATTAAGGTTTCATATGTTGGGTTGGCTTCGATTCCACCAAATTCTCCAATCGTACGGTTTGGTAAAGCTTCTTTGACCTTATCTAATGTTCCGAAACGAACGACACTTCCACCGCCATATAAAATCAGTACCTTTTTATTCTTAGGAACTAAACGATCTAGTTCAGGAATACGATTTTTCCCAAAGACGATTTCTGTGGGATTGTAAAAATTAAAATTTGAAATTTCAGTTTGCATAAAACACCATCCTAAATGTGAGACTTTAAAGTAAGTATACTCCTAACAAGTACACATAGAAAGTAATAAACCCTATTAAAAAAGACGAATCCT
This window encodes:
- a CDS encoding putative polysaccharide biosynthesis protein, which translates into the protein MPNSSINMEEAVVEEQTAQEKMIRGSAWMTAGSIFSRVLGAIYIIPWMAWMGGQAELANGLFAKGYNPYSLFLVIATAGVPSAIAKQISYYNALDEYQTGRKLFKKGMILMVITGIICFLAMYLLAPIMGVGNPDEIKVIRSLSWALLIIPGMSLIRGYFQGYQEMAPSAISQLIEQFARIIFMLAATFLIMKVWHGEMVDAVTASTFAAFIGAIFSLAALGYYWLRQKDRMDVLAAGSLNQIEISTNQILVEMVKESIPFVVIGSGITFFQLIDQYTFEKIVLATSKITSDEAKTLFALFAFNANKLIMITISIAVAMAVTSIPLITEAFTKNLGKEVRKQISTNIQLFSFIMFPAAIGMAIVAEPLYTLFYKHSDLGTTILQLSSCMSIILGLFTVLSALLQSLNQNRYAIFCLIVGIGVKGAVQYPLVSMFQAQGALYATIFGFTVSCAMMLVSLQKLTHFHVKFVLKRLLLIVIMTVIMALVTIVVREACYLFISPMDRGLALVVMLLSAGVGGFAYMYLTLKTRLADRLLGDKVAGLRRRLKIK
- a CDS encoding pseudouridine synthase; translated protein: MRLDKFLAHTGFGTRKETKDLLKKKAVEVNGVCVKDGKFQVKPFVDQVAVYGEVVAYQEFIYLMLHKPQGVVSATIDNVNPTVIDLLTPAEQNFEPFPVGRLDKDTEGLLILTNDGVLAHELLSPKKHVAKRYEATIEGIVTQEDSDAFKKGVVLSDGYQCQAAELEIVSVMPDEGTSSIFVTIHEGKFHQVKRMFEACGKKVVYLKRVAMGLLELDPTLPLGNYRPLTQEELNLLKGID
- a CDS encoding NAD(P)H-hydrate dehydratase, encoding MKELNQNIVQGILPKRKNESYKGNYGHVLLIGGNQELGGAIILAASAAVYSGAGLVTVATHPSNHTALHARLPEAMVIDGYDTAKVIHHMKKATTVVIGPGLGLDDQSQLILKAVLAACTPQQRLVIDGDAITLMASENLKTPVAQTVYTPHLGEWQRLSHLTIEEQTKDLNAHFRKQLGAEVVLKKHHSEIYFEEEVWKNEAGTPAMATGGMGDTLTGMLAGFLAQFPNRKTAILAAVYLHSRISDDLAKTHYVTLPSQIIQRIPCVMKDYATKFDF
- the pepV gene encoding dipeptidase PepV, with amino-acid sequence MSIDWKKEVESRKDDLFADLFTLLKIDSVRDDSKASEDAPVGPGPKEALLKFLEIGARDGFVTKNVGNLAGHIEYGAGDETLGVFAHVDVVPVGSGWTNPPFEPVIKDGRLYARGSSDDKGPGMAGYYALKIIKELGLPVSKRVRFIIGTDEESGWKCMDHYLAVEETPDFGFSPDAEFPIINGEKGILTVQLSFGGNTEGGANELISFNSGLRENMVPQDAKAIFISEDATKIEKDFFDFVEQNPITGTCHIEGNQVTIEVVGKGAHGMEPKAGINAATYLATFLTNYSFGSDAKHYLALTTEYLHDDSRAAKLGLNYVDAVMGDLTVNPGVFNFTAKEGGSIALNFRFPQGITIEEIEAGLASKLADFGVTLSRGKAQTPHYVPADDPLVQTLLDVYEKHTGEKGVEKTIGGGTYGRLLKRGVAYGAMFPNSIDTMHQTDEFMAIDDIINATVIYADAIYQLIKSED
- a CDS encoding Ltp family lipoprotein codes for the protein MSIHLPLKKANSYAKLMFMSKIGIQNQLTSEYGDKFSPEAAQYAIDNIKADWNENALKKAESYQKTMSMSPEAIRDQLTSEHGEQFTQEEADYAIQHLNK
- a CDS encoding helix-turn-helix domain-containing protein codes for the protein MIILGEKVKELRKNKRFSQKQLAEGICTQVTISKIENHNSIPTMNILSKLCERLDVDIHDICINEGDSNENYAIFQQVDQLCDLFQYKEAYEILKIKLNEERLSTLHEKKMYFYLMGKILLMGFNDIEEALHYLNLELIVDRSERVDFTDVLVSNTIGVAYHLKEETNKAKIYFEQSIRELEKIANIDLKNLDKILLIYFNTAKFYSDIGDYQEAVTLCETGIQMAESEKTTSQLDKLYYEKAFNEAMNGQLAEAKKGYFIAMAFAIMNQNDVIIEIIKKNMHKFKLTFDELFI
- a CDS encoding iron-containing alcohol dehydrogenase yields the protein MQTEISNFNFYNPTEIVFGKNRIPELDRLVPKNKKVLILYGGGSVVRFGTLDKVKEALPNRTIGEFGGIEANPTYETLMKAVELVKAENYEFLLAVGGGSVIDGTKFIAAGAIFDGDPIDIFGAGIGKGLPVTKSLPFGTVLTLPATGSEMNNGAVVTFVEKKAKLSFGSPFSFPKFSILEPELTYTLPTRQLANGVIDSFVHIMEQYLTYPVGGMVQDRFSEGLLQTLIEIGPKVIDEKNHDYNLRANFMWTATNALNRILAPGVPQDWASHSLGHEITALYHIDHARTLAIVLPSLMEIRQHEKREKLIQYAERVWHITDATEDEKIQLAISKTRAFFEQLGAPTHFKEYDLGEEVVEPLVAQLEKHQLTAISERRDQTLEISRRIYLNAL